The Coffea arabica cultivar ET-39 chromosome 3c, Coffea Arabica ET-39 HiFi, whole genome shotgun sequence genome contains a region encoding:
- the LOC113735500 gene encoding replication protein A 70 kDa DNA-binding subunit D-like → MANLLPMRDIVPHMKNWSCDITVQERQQITSSMGTPTKKQKFVFYDSEGSRVEGIIFNDDIPRMSQALQIYKKYRISNAEVRPIPAKFQTSDLTVQWVISSRTVIDKIPDDDEVMPVSFCYSKFTDLVQYMDDKTKSVDVLGVVISALERKTVTKNSRQSDVQKFVLLNEESHTVLLSLWDTFLANEGEDILSKLHSFPVIIARRVKVNNYNGVALGTWFDSAILVDPPIQEARELKNWALRNTDLIKELVENKAYIKYNPHLSLKSDQKTTWICNITSSQKTIWVKAQISFEHIFQKYWYMSCKNCCRATAAGHEVVFTCNSCKEKHPAVPRCRFDVDLTDSTGVIPASLFGELAEKLLTFNALEAMQHFNENVELPLEFVHSELKSKNFLLHIKPVQAQLADARQRYTIIYYSEIHGAANSVQLAMQTKDGSPFPSKDSDTIQLETPGENSARSKICVRLSDRFDEPQHIDLEQDGNPECSSNKKQKLN, encoded by the exons ATGGCTAACTTGCTGCCGATGCGAGATATTGTGCCTCATATGAAAAATTGGAGCTGCGACATCACTGTTCAAGAAAGGCAACAGATAACCAGCTCAATGGGAACACCAACAAAGAAGCAAAAGTTTGTTTTCTACGATTCAGAA GGATCGAGGGTCGAAGGAATCATCTTCAATGATGACATTCCTAGAATGAGTCAGGCCTTGCagatttataaaaaatatagaaTCTCCAATGCTGAAGTCAGACCTATACCAGCAAAGTTCCAGACGTCTGACCTTACAGTTCAATGGGTAATCAGTAGCAGGACTGTCATTGACAAAATTCCTGATGATGATGAAGTCATGCCTGTGAGTTTCTGCTATTCAAAGTTTACTGATTTAGTTCAGTACATGGATGACAAAACTAAATCAGTAG ACGTGCTGGGAGTTGTCATTAGTGCACTTGAGAGGAAAACAGTTACTAAAAACTCAAGGCAATCAGATGTTCAGAAATTTGTTCTGCTTAATGAAGA ATCACACACTGTCCTATTGTCTCTATGGGATACCTTTCTAGCTAATGAGGGAGAAGACATACTATCTAAGCTTCACAGCTTTCCTGTGATCATTGCTCGCAGAGTCAAAGTGAATAACTATAATG GGGTCGCACTtggtacttggtttgattcAGCGATTCTTGTTGATCCACCTATACAAGAAGCCAGGGAACTCAAGAACTG GGCCTTGAGAAACACTGACTTGATTAAAGAGCTTGTTGAAAACAAGGCCTATATTAAATATAATCCACACCTGTCATTAAAATCAGACCAGAAAACTACTTGGATTTGTAACATAACTTCATCACAAAAG ACTATATGGGTGAAGGCGCAGATCTCTTTTGAACACATCTTCCAAAAATATTGGTACATGAGCTGTAAAAACTGTTGCCGAGCTACAGCAGCAGGCCATGAAGTTGTGTTTACATGTAACTCGTGCAAAGAGAAACATCCTGCAGTTCCTAG ATGCCGCTTTGATGTTGATTTGACTGATAGCACTGGTGTGATACCGGCTTCATTGTTTGGCGAACTAGCAGAGAAGCTATTAACATTTAATGCGCTAGAAGCAATGCAGCATTTTAATGAG AATGTTGAGCTGCCACTCGAGTTTGTCCACAGTGAGCTCAAATCAAAAAACTTTCTGCTACACATCAAACCTGTACAAGCACAGCTGGCCGATGCAAGGCAGCGTTACACGATTATATACTACTCTGAAATTCATGGCGCTGCTAATTCTGTCCAGTTAGCAATGCAAACAAAAGATGGCTCTCCTTTTCCTAGCAAAGATTCTGACACCATACAGTTAGAGACTCCAG GAGAGAATAGTGCTCGTTCAAAGATTTGTGTTCGACTTTCTGATAGGTTTGATGAACCACAACACATTGACCTAGAGCAGGATGGAAATCCAGAATGCAGCTCTAACAAGAAGCAAAAACTGAACTAG
- the LOC113736347 gene encoding putative late blight resistance protein homolog R1B-14, translating into MSDPEARCNEIFELSYKHLPGHLRACFLYLGVFLEERDIPVSKLIRFWLAEGFIPNTESRRLEDIAEAYLVDLINRSLVIVSKRRSNGQVKSCRLHDLILVFCRSKAKSENFLQLLMKSDEPYSSFPSSDYGFEFDFHDHLAPVTYKAYRLSIFLKRNHFVESRPSGPGTRSLIFFASTDAEPRCPYDISFICHNFKFLRVLDFESINIGVSFPVEIGLLVRLRYLAVSGYLQYIPKSIANLRKLETLIVKGLRGKVVLPKTIWHMTSLRHLHVNIHVAFKLDDEELGGWYQLENLVSFSRPSLSCGEDSEQVMKRFPYLRKLKCIFFESRKSSSNCNQFPRLSSLTHLESLNIFYYGRPINTTEFILPSNLRKLTLSNFHLPWNRISAIGKLPKLEVLKLLSGAFEGPIWDMGDEEFQELKFLKLDSLNVAQWNASCDHLPKLERLVLQNCKELEKIPHDFAEISMLEMIEVHWCGQSAENSAKGIGDSTGEIKVLISSSYVRS; encoded by the coding sequence ATGAGTGATCCAGAAGCTCGGTGCAATGAAATCTTTGAACTGAGCTACAAGCACTTGCCAGGACATCTAAGAGCATGCTTTCTTTATTTGGGTGTTTTTCTGGAAGAAAGAGATATTCCTGTGAGTAAATTGATACGTTTCTGGCTTGCTGAAGGTTTCATTCCAAACACTGAATCAAGGAGATTGGAGGATATTGCCGAGGCATACTTGGTGGATCTAATTAACAGAAGCCTAGTAATAGTCTCCAAGAGAAGATCCAACGGGCAGGTCAAATCATGTCGCCTTCATGATCTTATACTTGTTTTCTGCAGATCGAAGGCCAAAAGTGAGAATTTCTTGCAGCTGTTAATGAAGTCTGATGAACCATATTCTTCTTTTCCTAGCTCAGATTATggttttgaatttgattttcacGATCATTTAGCTCCTGTAACATATAAGGCCTATAGATTGAGCATTTTTCTGAAGCGAAATCATTTTGTTGAATCAAGACCTTCTGGCCCGGGCACTCGGTCTTTGATATTCTTTGCCTCCACTGATGCAGAGCCCAGATGTCCCTATGACATCTCATTCATTTGTCACAACTTCAAATTTCTTCGGGTGTTGGATTTTGAAAGCATCAATATTGGTGTCTCCTTTCCTGTTGAAATTGGACTGCTGGTTCGGTTGAGATATTTAGCAGTGAGTGGGTACTTGCAGTATATCCCAAAATCAATAGCCAACCTCAGGAAACTAGAAACTTTGATTGTGAAGGGGTTGCGTGGTAAGGTTGTCCTACCAAAAACTATTTGGCACATGACAAGTTTAAGGCATCTTCATGTGAACATTCATGTTGCATTCAAATTGGATGATGAAGAGCTTGGAGGCTGGTATCAGTTGGAAAATTTGGTCAGCTTTTCCCGTCCATCTCTTTCTTGTGGTGAAGATAGTGAACAAGTAATGAAGAGGTTTCCATATCTTCGCAAACTGAAATGCATTTTCTTCGAATCACGGAAGTCTTCcagtaattgcaatcaatttccaAGATTAAGTTCTCTAACTCATTTGGAGTCGCTCAATATTTTTTACTATGGGAGGCCTATTAATACCACTGAATTCATTCTCCCATCCAATCTGAGGAAATTGACTCTTTCAAACTTTCACCTACCCTGGAATCGTATCTCGGCAATCGGGAAGCTACCAAAGCTGGAAGTTCTCAAGTTACTTTCTGGTGCCTTTGAGGGGCCGATATGGGACATGGGGGATGAAGAGTTCCAGGAACTTAAATTCTTGAAGTTAGACAGTTTGAACGTTGCCCAATGGAATGCTTCTTGTGATCACCTTCCCAAACTTGAACGCCTTGTCTTACAAAATTGCAAAGAACTTGAGAAAATTCCCCATGATTTTGCAGAAATATCTATgctggaaatgattgaggtgcaCTGGTGCGGACAATCTGCAGAAAATTCGGCAAAAGGGATTGGGGATTCAACTGGGGAGATCAAAGTCCTAATCAGTAGTTCATATGTTAGATCGTGA